In one Pseudomonas hydrolytica genomic region, the following are encoded:
- the tpiA gene encoding triose-phosphate isomerase, with amino-acid sequence MRRPLVAGNWKMHGTRASVAELIEGLRRQELPVEVDVAVFPSSLHVAQVVEGLAGKVVKVGAQDCAAQVEQGALTGELAVSQLVDGGCELVLVGHSERRLILGESDEVVVSKFAAVQKAGLTPVLCVGETREQREANATLGVVGGQLAAVIDALGVQALNNAVVAYEPVWAIGTGLTATPEQAQEVHAAIRAQVAQLDAQVASELRILYGGSVKAASAAELFGMQDIDGGLVGGASLNADEFGAICRAAGN; translated from the coding sequence ATGCGTCGCCCCTTGGTCGCCGGTAACTGGAAAATGCACGGTACCCGCGCCAGCGTCGCAGAGCTGATCGAAGGGTTGCGTCGGCAGGAGTTGCCTGTCGAGGTGGATGTCGCGGTGTTTCCCTCCAGTCTGCATGTCGCGCAGGTCGTTGAAGGCCTGGCAGGCAAGGTAGTGAAAGTTGGGGCGCAAGATTGCGCAGCGCAGGTGGAGCAGGGCGCCTTGACCGGTGAGCTGGCAGTGAGTCAGTTGGTCGATGGCGGTTGCGAACTGGTGCTGGTCGGTCACTCCGAGCGTCGCCTGATTCTGGGTGAAAGTGACGAGGTGGTCGTTAGCAAGTTTGCGGCGGTGCAGAAGGCGGGGCTGACCCCTGTGCTCTGCGTCGGTGAGACCCGTGAGCAGCGTGAAGCGAATGCGACGCTGGGTGTGGTGGGTGGTCAGTTGGCGGCGGTGATAGACGCTCTTGGCGTCCAGGCCCTGAACAACGCCGTTGTCGCTTATGAGCCTGTCTGGGCCATTGGCACCGGGTTGACCGCTACGCCCGAGCAGGCTCAGGAAGTCCATGCAGCTATCCGCGCGCAGGTCGCGCAGCTGGATGCGCAGGTGGCCAGTGAGCTGAGAATTCTTTATGGCGGCAGTGTAAAGGCCGCCAGTGCAGCCGAGTTGTTCGGCATGCAGGATATCGATGGGGGGCTTGTAGGTGGCGCCTCTCTGAATGCGGATGAATTCGGTGCGATCTGTCGCGCTGCAGGAAACTGA
- the nusA gene encoding transcription termination factor NusA, with product MSKEVLLVVESVSNEKGVPAGVIFEALELALATATKKRFEDEVDLRVSINRQNGSYETFRRWTVVDESEFEDPAYQLTEDMPQAVEAKAKIGDVLEEKVESIEFGRIAAQTAKQVIVQKVREAERAQVVDAYRERLGEIISGTVKKVTRDNVIVDLGNNAEALLAREDIIPRETFRVGVRLRALLKEIRTENRGPQLILSRTAPEMLIELFRIEVPEIAEGLIDVKAASRDPGSRAKIAVRSKDKRIDPQGACIGMRGSRVQAVSGELGGERVDIVLWDDNPAQFVINAMSPAEVAAIIVDEDAHAMDIAVAEDNLAQAIGRGGQNVRLASQLTGWTLNVMTEADIQAKQQAETGDIMQSFIDELEVDEELAQVLVEEGFTSLEEIAYVPMEEMLSIDGFDEEIVNELRARAKDRLLTKAIANEEKLADAHPADDLLELEGMDKALALELALRGVITREDLAEQSIDDLLDIDGIDEERAGKLIMAARAHWFE from the coding sequence ATGAGCAAAGAAGTACTGCTGGTTGTTGAGTCGGTATCCAACGAGAAGGGTGTACCGGCCGGCGTGATTTTCGAGGCGCTGGAGCTGGCTCTGGCGACCGCCACCAAGAAGCGTTTCGAAGACGAAGTCGATCTGCGTGTGTCGATCAATCGTCAGAACGGTAGCTACGAAACCTTCCGTCGCTGGACCGTGGTCGACGAGTCCGAGTTCGAAGATCCGGCCTATCAGCTGACCGAGGACATGCCGCAGGCCGTTGAAGCCAAGGCCAAGATCGGCGATGTGCTCGAAGAGAAGGTCGAGTCCATCGAGTTCGGTCGCATCGCTGCGCAAACCGCCAAGCAGGTCATCGTGCAGAAGGTGCGCGAAGCCGAGCGCGCCCAGGTGGTCGATGCCTACCGCGAGCGTCTGGGCGAGATCATCTCGGGTACCGTGAAGAAGGTCACCCGCGACAACGTCATCGTCGACCTGGGCAACAATGCCGAGGCGCTGCTGGCCCGCGAAGACATCATCCCGCGCGAGACTTTCCGCGTCGGTGTGCGCCTGCGTGCCCTGCTCAAGGAAATCCGTACCGAGAACCGCGGCCCGCAGCTGATCCTGTCGCGTACAGCGCCGGAAATGCTGATCGAGCTGTTCCGCATCGAAGTACCTGAAATCGCCGAAGGGCTGATCGACGTCAAGGCCGCCTCCCGTGATCCGGGTTCGCGCGCCAAGATCGCCGTGCGCTCCAAGGACAAGCGCATCGACCCGCAGGGCGCCTGCATCGGCATGCGCGGTTCGCGCGTGCAGGCCGTTTCCGGCGAGCTGGGCGGTGAGCGCGTGGATATCGTGCTGTGGGACGACAACCCCGCGCAGTTCGTCATCAACGCCATGTCGCCGGCCGAGGTGGCAGCGATCATCGTCGACGAAGATGCCCATGCCATGGACATCGCCGTCGCCGAAGACAACCTGGCTCAGGCCATCGGCCGTGGCGGTCAGAACGTACGCCTGGCCAGCCAGCTGACCGGCTGGACCCTGAACGTGATGACCGAAGCGGACATCCAGGCCAAGCAGCAGGCGGAAACCGGCGACATCATGCAGTCCTTCATCGACGAGCTGGAAGTCGACGAAGAGCTGGCTCAAGTCCTGGTCGAAGAGGGTTTCACCAGTCTCGAAGAGATTGCCTACGTACCCATGGAAGAAATGCTCAGCATCGATGGCTTCGACGAGGAGATCGTCAACGAGCTGCGTGCACGGGCCAAGGATCGTCTGCTGACCAAGGCGATCGCCAACGAGGAGAAGTTGGCCGATGCCCATCCGGCAGATGATTTGCTGGAACTGGAAGGCATGGACAAGGCGCTGGCTCTAGAGCTTGCGCTGCGCGGCGTGATTACCCGTGAAGACCTGGCCGAGCAGTCGATCGACGACCTGCTCGACATCGACGGCATCGACGAAGAACGTGCCGGCAAGCTGATCATGGCCGCTCGAGCCCACTGGTTCGAATAA
- the ftsH gene encoding ATP-dependent zinc metalloprotease FtsH, giving the protein MAKNLILWLIIAAVLVTVMNNFSSPSEPQTLSYSQFIEQVKEGRVERVTVDGYVITGKRTDGEGFKTIRPAIQDGGLIGDLIDNNVVIEGKQPEQQSIWTQLLVASFPILVIIAVFMFFMRQMQGGAGGKGGPMSFGKSKARLLSEDQVKTTFADVAGCDEAKEEVSELVEFLRDPGKFQRLGGRIPRGVLMVGSPGTGKTLLAKAVAGEAKVPFFTISGSDFVEMFVGVGASRVRDMFDQAKKHAPCIIFIDEIDAVGRHRGAGMGGGHDEREQTLNQLLVEMDGFEMNDGIIVIAATNRPDVLDPALLRPGRFDRQVVVGLPDIRGREQILKVHMRKVPMGDDVNPAVIARGTPGFSGADLANLVNEASLFAARAGKRLVEMKEFELAKDKIMMGAERKTMVMSDKEKLNTAFHEAGHAIVGRLVPEHDPVYKVSIIPRGRALGVTMFLPEEDRYSLSKRALISQICSLFGGRIAEEMTLGFDGVTTGASNDIMRATQLAKNMVTKWGLSEKLGPLMYAEEEGEVFLGRSMGSQHSNVSGETAKQIDEEVRRIIDECYATAKKLLVENRDKLDAMAEALMKYETIDAEQIDDIMNGREPREPRGWDGGGDSGAPQAKVDEVDRPEKPIGGPAAEH; this is encoded by the coding sequence ATGGCAAAGAATCTGATCCTGTGGCTGATCATCGCGGCGGTACTGGTTACCGTGATGAACAACTTCTCCAGCCCGAGCGAGCCGCAGACCCTGAGCTACTCGCAATTCATCGAGCAGGTGAAGGAAGGGCGCGTCGAGCGCGTCACCGTCGATGGTTACGTGATCACCGGCAAGCGCACCGACGGCGAAGGCTTCAAGACCATCCGCCCGGCGATTCAGGACGGTGGCCTGATCGGTGACCTGATCGACAACAACGTGGTCATCGAAGGCAAGCAGCCCGAGCAGCAGAGCATCTGGACCCAGCTGCTGGTGGCCAGCTTCCCGATTCTTGTGATCATTGCTGTGTTCATGTTCTTCATGCGCCAGATGCAGGGCGGCGCTGGTGGCAAGGGCGGGCCGATGAGCTTCGGCAAGTCCAAGGCGCGCCTGCTCTCCGAAGACCAGGTCAAGACCACCTTCGCCGACGTCGCCGGTTGCGACGAGGCCAAGGAAGAGGTCAGCGAGCTGGTGGAATTTCTTCGCGATCCGGGCAAGTTCCAGCGCCTGGGTGGCCGCATCCCGCGTGGCGTGCTGATGGTCGGCTCGCCGGGTACCGGCAAGACGCTGCTGGCCAAGGCCGTGGCCGGCGAAGCGAAAGTGCCGTTCTTCACCATTTCCGGTTCCGACTTCGTCGAGATGTTCGTCGGCGTCGGTGCCAGCCGCGTGCGCGACATGTTCGACCAGGCCAAGAAGCACGCGCCGTGCATCATCTTCATCGACGAGATCGATGCCGTCGGTCGCCATCGTGGCGCCGGCATGGGCGGCGGTCACGACGAGCGTGAGCAGACCCTCAACCAGCTGCTGGTGGAGATGGATGGCTTCGAGATGAACGACGGCATCATCGTCATCGCAGCCACCAACCGTCCGGACGTTCTGGACCCGGCGCTGCTGCGTCCCGGCCGCTTCGACCGTCAGGTGGTGGTCGGCCTGCCGGATATCCGCGGTCGCGAACAGATTCTGAAAGTGCACATGCGCAAGGTGCCGATGGGCGACGACGTCAATCCGGCGGTCATCGCACGCGGTACCCCGGGTTTCTCCGGTGCCGATCTGGCCAATCTGGTCAACGAAGCCTCGCTGTTCGCCGCTCGTGCTGGCAAGCGCCTGGTGGAGATGAAGGAATTCGAGCTCGCCAAAGACAAGATCATGATGGGCGCCGAGCGCAAGACCATGGTCATGTCCGACAAGGAGAAGCTCAACACCGCGTTCCACGAGGCGGGCCACGCCATCGTCGGTCGTCTGGTGCCCGAGCACGATCCGGTCTACAAGGTTTCCATCATTCCGCGCGGTCGTGCCCTGGGCGTGACCATGTTCCTGCCGGAAGAGGATCGCTACAGCCTCAGCAAGCGCGCCCTGATCAGTCAGATCTGCTCGCTGTTCGGTGGCCGTATCGCCGAGGAAATGACCCTGGGCTTCGATGGTGTCACCACCGGTGCATCCAACGACATCATGCGCGCCACGCAGCTGGCCAAGAACATGGTCACCAAGTGGGGCCTGTCCGAGAAGCTCGGCCCGCTGATGTATGCCGAAGAAGAGGGCGAAGTGTTCCTCGGTCGTAGCATGGGCAGCCAGCACAGCAATGTGTCCGGTGAAACCGCCAAGCAGATCGACGAAGAGGTGCGCCGCATCATCGACGAGTGCTACGCCACCGCCAAAAAGCTGCTGGTGGAAAACCGCGACAAGCTCGACGCCATGGCCGAAGCGCTGATGAAGTACGAAACCATCGACGCCGAGCAGATCGACGACATCATGAACGGTCGCGAGCCGCGCGAACCGCGTGGTTGGGACGGTGGCGGCGACTCCGGTGCCCCGCAGGCCAAAGTCGACGAGGTTGATCGTCCCGAGAAGCCCATTGGCGGGCCGGCGGCCGAGCACTAA
- the rimP gene encoding ribosome maturation factor RimP — protein MSSKLEQLQALLAPVIEALGYQCWGIEFLSQGRHSLLRVYIDKADGILIDDCEIVSRQLSGVLDVEDPISSEYTLEVSSPGMDRPLFTLEQFAAHVGEQVKIKLRSPFEGRRNFQGLLRGVEEQDVVVQVDDHEYLLPIDLIDKANIIPRFD, from the coding sequence GTGTCGAGCAAGCTAGAACAGTTGCAGGCCTTGTTGGCCCCGGTAATCGAAGCGCTCGGTTATCAGTGTTGGGGCATCGAGTTCCTGTCGCAGGGGCGTCATTCGCTGCTGCGTGTCTATATCGATAAGGCCGATGGCATCCTGATCGACGATTGCGAGATCGTCAGCCGTCAGCTCAGTGGTGTGCTCGACGTCGAGGACCCGATTTCCTCGGAGTACACGCTGGAAGTTTCTTCTCCTGGCATGGATAGACCGTTGTTCACGCTTGAGCAGTTCGCGGCGCATGTCGGTGAGCAGGTGAAGATCAAGTTGCGCTCGCCCTTCGAGGGGCGTCGCAATTTCCAGGGCCTCCTCCGCGGCGTGGAGGAGCAGGACGTGGTGGTACAGGTGGATGACCACGAGTATCTGTTGCCGATCGATCTGATCGACAAGGCCAATATCATCCCCCGATTTGATTGA
- the yhbY gene encoding ribosome assembly RNA-binding protein YhbY produces the protein MPLTQEQKKQFKSIGHHLKPVLIVADNGLTEGVLAELDRALNDHELIKVQLRLAEREDRQAAITALCEAGRAELVQSIGKVALLYRKNPKPNRNLSNVIRYQG, from the coding sequence ATGCCGCTCACTCAAGAGCAGAAGAAACAATTCAAATCTATCGGCCACCACCTGAAACCTGTATTGATCGTGGCGGACAATGGTTTGACCGAGGGCGTGCTGGCCGAACTGGACCGCGCACTCAACGACCACGAGCTGATCAAGGTACAGCTGCGCCTCGCCGAACGCGAGGATCGTCAGGCCGCCATCACCGCCCTGTGCGAAGCCGGCCGCGCCGAACTGGTGCAATCGATCGGCAAGGTCGCCCTGCTCTATCGCAAGAACCCCAAGCCCAATCGCAACCTGTCCAACGTGATTCGTTATCAGGGCTGA
- the infB gene encoding translation initiation factor IF-2: MTQVTVKELAKVVDTPVERLLQQMREAGLSHDNAEQVVTDSEKQALLAHLKSSHGDKVEEPRKITLQRKTTSTLRVAGSKTISVEVRKKKTFVKRSPEELEAEKQRELEAQRAEAEAERLKAEEEAKRKAEEEAKRQAAAATSEAPAPAAAPAPLSEPVVAAPVVEVERKKEEVRRPEKARSDEDERRDRKHAQHRPTLKEKAPAPRVAPRSVDEESDGFRRGGRGKAKMKKRNQHGFQAPAGPVVRDVAIGETITVADLAQQMSIKAAEVIKFMFKMGTPVTINQVLDQETAQLVAEEFGHKVKLVSDNALEEQLAESLKFEGEAMSRAPVVTVMGHVDHGKTSLLDYIRRAKVASGEAGGITQHIGAYHVETDRGMVTFLDTPGHAAFTAMRARGAKATDIVILVVAADDGVMPQTQEAVQHAKAAGVPIVVAVNKMDKPEANPDNIKNGLAALDVIPEEWGGDAPFVPVSAKAGTGIDELLEAVLLQAEVLELKATPTAPGRGVVVESRLDKGRGPVATVLVQDGTLRQGDMVLVGVNYGRVRAMLDENGKPIKEAGPSIPVEILGLDGTPDAGDEMMVVADEKKAREVALFRQGKFREVKLARAHAGKLENIFESMGQEEKKTLNIVLKADVRGSLEALQGSLSTLGNDEVQVRVVGGGVGGITESDANLALASNAVLFGFNVRADAGARKIVESEGLDMRYYNVIYDIIEDVKKALTGMLGSDVRENILGTAEVRDVFRSPKFGAVAGCMVIEGTVYRNRPIRVLREDVVIFEGELESLRRFKDDVAEVRNGMECGIGVKSYNDVKVGDKIEVFEKVQVARSL; the protein is encoded by the coding sequence ATGACGCAAGTCACGGTGAAAGAACTGGCCAAAGTGGTCGACACCCCGGTAGAGCGCCTGCTGCAGCAGATGCGTGAAGCCGGCTTGTCCCACGACAATGCCGAACAAGTAGTGACCGATAGTGAGAAACAGGCCCTGTTGGCCCATCTCAAGAGCAGTCACGGCGACAAGGTCGAAGAGCCGCGCAAGATTACCTTGCAGCGCAAGACCACCAGCACCCTGCGGGTGGCTGGTAGCAAGACCATCAGCGTTGAAGTGCGCAAGAAGAAGACCTTCGTCAAGCGCAGCCCGGAAGAGCTCGAGGCCGAGAAGCAGCGCGAGCTCGAGGCTCAGCGTGCCGAAGCCGAGGCCGAGCGCCTGAAGGCCGAGGAAGAAGCCAAGCGCAAGGCTGAAGAAGAGGCCAAGCGTCAGGCTGCGGCCGCTACGAGCGAAGCACCGGCACCGGCAGCAGCACCGGCTCCGCTGAGCGAGCCGGTGGTTGCGGCGCCGGTCGTCGAAGTCGAGCGCAAGAAAGAGGAAGTGCGTCGCCCCGAGAAGGCGCGCAGCGACGAAGACGAGCGTCGTGACCGCAAGCACGCGCAGCATCGCCCGACCCTCAAGGAGAAGGCGCCGGCTCCGCGTGTCGCACCGCGCAGCGTCGACGAAGAGAGCGACGGTTTCCGTCGTGGCGGTCGCGGCAAGGCCAAGATGAAGAAGCGCAACCAGCACGGCTTCCAGGCTCCGGCCGGCCCGGTGGTGCGCGACGTGGCCATTGGCGAAACCATCACCGTGGCCGACCTGGCCCAGCAGATGTCGATCAAGGCCGCCGAAGTCATCAAGTTCATGTTCAAGATGGGCACCCCGGTGACCATCAACCAGGTGCTGGACCAGGAGACCGCTCAACTGGTCGCCGAAGAGTTCGGTCACAAGGTCAAGCTGGTCAGCGACAACGCGCTGGAAGAACAACTGGCCGAGTCGCTGAAGTTCGAAGGCGAGGCCATGTCCCGCGCGCCGGTGGTGACCGTGATGGGTCACGTCGACCACGGTAAGACCTCGCTGCTCGACTATATCCGTCGTGCCAAGGTGGCTTCCGGTGAGGCGGGTGGCATCACCCAGCACATCGGCGCCTACCACGTGGAAACCGACCGCGGCATGGTCACCTTCCTCGACACCCCCGGTCACGCCGCGTTCACCGCGATGCGTGCCCGTGGTGCGAAGGCCACCGACATCGTCATTCTCGTCGTCGCAGCCGATGACGGCGTGATGCCGCAGACCCAGGAAGCCGTACAGCATGCGAAAGCAGCTGGCGTGCCGATCGTGGTTGCGGTGAACAAGATGGACAAGCCGGAAGCCAACCCGGACAACATCAAGAACGGCCTGGCCGCGCTGGACGTGATTCCGGAAGAGTGGGGCGGCGACGCACCGTTCGTACCGGTTTCCGCCAAGGCCGGTACCGGTATCGACGAGCTGCTCGAAGCCGTGCTGCTGCAGGCCGAGGTTCTCGAACTGAAGGCCACTCCGACCGCGCCTGGTCGTGGTGTGGTGGTCGAGTCGCGCCTGGACAAGGGCCGTGGCCCGGTGGCTACCGTGCTGGTTCAGGACGGTACCCTGCGTCAGGGCGACATGGTCCTGGTCGGCGTCAACTACGGCCGCGTGCGTGCCATGCTCGACGAGAACGGCAAGCCGATCAAGGAAGCCGGTCCGTCGATTCCGGTCGAGATCCTCGGCCTGGATGGCACGCCGGATGCCGGTGACGAGATGATGGTGGTGGCCGACGAGAAGAAGGCCCGCGAAGTCGCGCTGTTCCGTCAGGGCAAGTTCCGCGAGGTCAAACTGGCTCGTGCCCACGCCGGCAAGCTGGAAAACATCTTCGAAAGCATGGGCCAGGAAGAGAAGAAGACCCTCAACATCGTCCTCAAGGCCGACGTGCGTGGTTCTCTGGAAGCCCTGCAAGGCTCGCTCAGCACCCTGGGCAACGACGAAGTACAGGTGCGTGTGGTCGGTGGCGGCGTCGGTGGTATCACCGAGTCCGATGCCAACCTGGCGCTGGCTTCCAATGCCGTGCTGTTCGGCTTCAACGTCCGTGCTGACGCCGGTGCGCGCAAGATCGTCGAGTCCGAAGGCCTCGACATGCGCTACTACAACGTCATCTACGACATCATCGAAGACGTCAAGAAGGCCCTCACCGGTATGCTCGGCAGCGATGTTCGCGAGAACATCCTGGGCACCGCGGAAGTGCGTGACGTGTTCCGTTCGCCGAAGTTCGGCGCCGTCGCTGGCTGCATGGTCATCGAGGGTACCGTGTACCGCAACCGTCCGATCCGCGTACTGCGCGAGGACGTGGTGATCTTCGAAGGCGAGCTGGAATCGCTGCGTCGCTTCAAGGACGACGTCGCCGAAGTGCGTAACGGCATGGAGTGCGGTATCGGCGTGAAGAGCTACAACGACGTCAAGGTCGGCGACAAGATCGAAGTGTTCGAGAAGGTCCAGGTGGCGCGCAGCCTGTAA
- the glmM gene encoding phosphoglucosamine mutase, producing the protein MARKYFGTDGIRGRVGQFPITPDFMLKLGWAAGMAFRKEGKCRILIGKDTRISGYMFESALEAGLAAAGADVQLLGPMPTPAIAYLTRTFQADAGIVISASHNPHDDNGIKFFSSEGTKLPDDVEAMIEELLDQPMTVVESAGIGKASRINDASGRYIEFCKGSVPSGTSFKGLKIVIDCAHGAAYKVAPSVFRELGAEVRVISAQPDGLNINDGCGSTHIAALQAEVVAQQADLGIAFDGDADRVLMVDQYGAVVDGDELLFIIARDLQERGRLRGGVVGTLMSNLGLELALAELNIPFVRAKVGDRYVIAELLARNWQLGGENSGHLVCFQHTTTGDAIIAALQVLMALKRRGQSLVEARSDLKKCPQVLVNVRLSGAVDPLEHPSVKEACARVTERMAGRGRVLLRKSGTEPLVRVMVEGDEESSVRSYADELAKIVAEVCA; encoded by the coding sequence ATGGCTAGAAAATACTTCGGCACCGATGGCATCCGTGGCCGCGTCGGGCAGTTCCCCATCACTCCGGACTTCATGCTCAAGCTCGGCTGGGCGGCGGGCATGGCGTTTCGCAAGGAAGGCAAGTGCCGCATCCTGATCGGCAAGGACACGCGCATTTCCGGCTACATGTTCGAGTCGGCCCTGGAGGCCGGCCTCGCTGCAGCGGGTGCCGATGTGCAACTGCTCGGCCCGATGCCGACGCCGGCCATTGCCTATCTGACCCGGACCTTCCAGGCCGATGCCGGTATCGTCATCAGCGCCTCGCACAATCCGCATGACGACAACGGCATCAAGTTCTTCTCCAGTGAAGGCACCAAGCTGCCGGATGACGTCGAGGCGATGATCGAAGAGCTGCTCGACCAACCGATGACGGTGGTCGAGTCTGCCGGGATCGGTAAGGCTTCGCGGATCAACGATGCTTCCGGTCGCTATATCGAGTTCTGCAAGGGCAGCGTGCCCAGTGGTACCAGCTTCAAGGGGCTGAAGATCGTCATCGATTGCGCCCATGGCGCTGCCTACAAGGTCGCGCCAAGCGTGTTTCGCGAGCTGGGTGCCGAGGTGCGGGTCATCTCGGCGCAGCCCGACGGGCTGAACATCAACGACGGTTGCGGCTCCACGCATATCGCCGCGTTGCAGGCCGAAGTGGTGGCGCAGCAGGCCGATCTGGGTATCGCCTTCGACGGCGACGCCGACCGCGTGCTGATGGTCGATCAATATGGTGCGGTGGTCGATGGTGACGAACTGCTGTTCATCATCGCTCGCGACCTGCAGGAGCGTGGGCGGCTGCGCGGTGGCGTGGTCGGCACGCTGATGAGCAACCTGGGGCTGGAGCTGGCGCTGGCCGAGCTGAACATCCCCTTCGTTCGCGCCAAGGTGGGCGATCGTTACGTGATCGCCGAGCTGCTGGCGCGCAACTGGCAACTGGGCGGCGAGAACTCGGGGCATCTGGTGTGCTTCCAGCACACCACCACGGGCGATGCGATCATCGCCGCGCTGCAGGTGCTGATGGCGCTCAAGCGCCGTGGGCAAAGCCTGGTCGAGGCGCGCAGCGATCTGAAGAAATGCCCGCAGGTGCTGGTCAATGTGCGCCTGTCCGGTGCGGTCGATCCGCTCGAGCACCCTTCGGTGAAAGAGGCCTGCGCGCGGGTGACCGAGCGTATGGCCGGGCGCGGCCGCGTACTGCTGCGCAAGTCCGGTACCGAGCCGCTGGTGCGAGTGATGGTCGAAGGTGACGAAGAAAGCAGCGTGCGCAGCTATGCCGATGAATTGGCTAAGATTGTTGCCGAAGTCTGTGCTTGA
- the rlmE gene encoding 23S rRNA (uridine(2552)-2'-O)-methyltransferase RlmE: protein MARSKTSQRWLKEHFDDPYVKMAQKDGYRSRASYKLLEIQEKDRILRPGMTVVDLGAAPGGWSQVTSRVIGDKGRLIASDILEMDSIPDVTFIQGDFTDDAVFARILEAIGENPVDLVISDMAPNMSGVRAADQPRAMYLCELALDLAGRVLRPGGDFLIKIFQGEGFDTYHRQVRDSFDKVQMRKPLSSRDRSREQYLLARGFRGL, encoded by the coding sequence GTGGCACGTTCCAAGACCAGCCAGCGTTGGCTGAAAGAACATTTCGATGATCCTTACGTGAAGATGGCGCAGAAGGACGGCTATCGCTCGCGCGCCAGCTACAAGCTGCTGGAGATCCAGGAGAAGGATCGCATCCTGCGTCCGGGCATGACCGTGGTCGATCTCGGCGCCGCGCCGGGCGGCTGGTCGCAGGTCACCAGTCGGGTGATCGGCGACAAGGGGCGTCTGATCGCCTCGGACATTCTGGAAATGGACAGCATTCCCGATGTCACCTTCATTCAGGGCGACTTCACCGACGATGCGGTCTTCGCGCGCATTCTCGAGGCCATTGGCGAGAATCCGGTCGACCTTGTTATTTCCGATATGGCCCCCAATATGAGTGGGGTGAGGGCGGCCGATCAGCCGCGCGCCATGTACCTGTGCGAACTGGCGCTGGATCTGGCCGGGCGCGTGCTGCGCCCCGGCGGCGATTTCCTCATCAAGATTTTCCAGGGTGAAGGCTTCGACACCTACCACAGGCAGGTGCGCGACAGCTTCGACAAGGTGCAGATGCGCAAACCGCTGTCCTCGCGCGATCGTTCGCGTGAGCAGTATTTGTTGGCGCGTGGCTTTCGCGGCTTGTGA
- the folP gene encoding dihydropteroate synthase, whose amino-acid sequence MFERQYPSRLPCGSRLLDLSRPQVMGILNVTPDSFSDGGLFVARDAALRHAEAMVAAGATLIDIGGESTRPGARSVSPTEELERVAPMVEAIARELDVIISVDTSTPAVMRESARLGAGLINDVRSLQRDGALDAAADTGLPVCLMHMRGEPGTMQDNPQYPDIVVEVRDFLVERMAACATAGIPAERIVLDPGFGFAKTLEHNLALFKHMGELLALGRPLLVGVSRKSMIGKVLGHEVGERLYGSLGLAALALTKGANILRVHDVAETVDVVRMIAAVEAAQ is encoded by the coding sequence ATGTTCGAACGGCAATACCCGAGCCGGCTGCCCTGTGGCAGCCGGCTTCTTGATTTGTCCCGTCCGCAAGTGATGGGCATCCTCAACGTCACGCCCGATTCATTCTCCGACGGCGGTCTCTTCGTTGCCCGTGACGCTGCGCTGCGCCATGCCGAGGCGATGGTCGCCGCTGGTGCGACGCTGATCGATATCGGGGGGGAGTCCACCCGTCCTGGGGCGCGCAGCGTTTCGCCGACCGAGGAGCTGGAGCGCGTGGCGCCGATGGTCGAAGCCATCGCTCGTGAGCTCGACGTGATCATTTCCGTGGATACCTCGACGCCGGCCGTCATGCGCGAAAGCGCGAGGCTTGGGGCCGGGCTGATCAATGACGTACGCTCGCTGCAGCGTGACGGCGCGCTGGATGCTGCGGCAGACACGGGTCTGCCGGTGTGTCTGATGCACATGCGCGGCGAACCGGGGACCATGCAGGACAATCCGCAGTACCCGGACATCGTTGTCGAGGTGCGTGATTTTCTCGTCGAGCGCATGGCGGCGTGCGCGACAGCCGGTATTCCCGCCGAGCGGATCGTGCTCGATCCGGGCTTTGGTTTTGCCAAGACACTGGAGCACAATCTCGCCCTGTTCAAACACATGGGCGAGCTCCTGGCACTGGGGAGGCCCTTGCTGGTAGGCGTTTCTCGCAAGAGCATGATCGGCAAGGTGCTTGGTCACGAGGTCGGCGAGCGGCTCTATGGCAGCCTGGGGTTGGCGGCTCTTGCCCTGACCAAGGGCGCGAATATTCTGCGTGTGCACGATGTTGCCGAAACGGTGGACGTGGTGCGCATGATCGCTGCGGTCGAGGCAGCGCAATAA
- the secG gene encoding preprotein translocase subunit SecG, with protein sequence MLETVIVVLHLLGAIGVVVLVLLQQGKGADAGASFGAGASATVFGSQGSATFLSKFTAILATGFFITSLGLAFFAKEKADALSQVGLPDPAVLEVQQKPAVEDVPVLEEQAPASDASDVPEAPEQ encoded by the coding sequence ATGCTGGAAACAGTCATTGTTGTTCTGCACCTGCTGGGTGCGATCGGTGTAGTGGTTCTGGTGCTGTTGCAGCAGGGCAAGGGTGCTGATGCTGGCGCCTCTTTCGGTGCGGGTGCTTCGGCAACTGTTTTCGGAAGCCAAGGTTCCGCTACCTTTCTGAGTAAGTTTACTGCTATACTCGCCACCGGTTTTTTCATTACTAGCTTGGGCTTAGCGTTCTTTGCTAAAGAGAAAGCTGATGCACTGAGTCAGGTTGGTCTGCCAGATCCAGCGGTTCTGGAAGTCCAGCAAAAGCCGGCGGTCGAAGACGTGCCGGTGCTCGAAGAGCAAGCTCCAGCATCCGATGCTTCGGATGTGCCGGAGGCTCCAGAGCAGTAA